A stretch of Pyrenophora tritici-repentis strain M4 chromosome 7, whole genome shotgun sequence DNA encodes these proteins:
- a CDS encoding Lipase-GDSL multi-domain protein, whose amino-acid sequence MPQLTEPANLPLPPFNGTGAVFVNSTIRQTLYMTVKAHQIRLKFSNVFGGSSLPITAVTVALPSNQTAGIHHILPKTVRKVTFGGKDGISVPNGALAVSDPINFEIYPGQIITVTMYLANGQKTNSITSHPGSRTTSWFQSGNAVSSPGFTITNSTEQNATHWYFISSVEAWAAPEVGSLLIIGDSITDGRGSTPDQNNRWPNLLLARMQKHSATKHISVGNLAAGGNRILADGLGPNAFGRIDRDVLAHPGVKYAMIFEGVNDIGVAAATTAAQDAIYGPLIQAYEQMVTLMHSHGIPVFGATITPFSAPSNFTGQPYSQPEREVTRQRVNKWIRESGVFDAVVDFDKMLANPIVPSQLDPRWESVDYLHPGVAGYQHLADEFPLEIFEEWEDGADEFSWGQ is encoded by the exons ATGCCACAGCTCACAGAGCCGGCGAATTTGCCTCTGCCGCCATTC AACGGAACCGGTGCCGTTTTCGTTAACAGCACCATCCGCCAAACCCTTTACATGACCGTGAAGGCGCATCAAATCCGCCTGAAATTCTCAAACGTCTTTGGTGGATCCAGCCTCCCCATTACCGCTGTCACGGTCGCCTTGCCCTCGAACCAGACAGCGGGTATCCACCATATCCTACCCAAGACTGTCCGAAAAGTTACCTTTGGTGGTAAAGATGGTATCAGCGTGCCCAATGGTGCCTTGGCCGTGTCAGACCCTATCAACTTTGAGATATATCCCGGGCAGATAATTACTGTAACAATGTACCTTGCCAACGGTCAGAAGACCAATAGCATCACCAGCCACCCGGGCTCGCGAACAACAAGCTGGTTCCAGTCCGGAAACGCTGTCTCCTCGCCTGGCTTCACCATCACCAACAGCACCGAGCAAAACGCCACACACTGGTACTTCATCTCGAGCGTCGAAGCCTGGGCCGCACCCGAAGTCGGCTCGCTCCTCATCATCGGTGACTCCATAACTGATGGCCGGGGCTCCACGCCCGACCAAAACAACCGCTGGCCCAACCTTCTCCTCGCACGCATGCAGAAGCACTCGGCCACAAAACATATCTCTGTCGGTAACCTAGCAGCGGGTGGAAACAGGATTCTAGCCGACGGCCTCGGCCCCAACGCCTTTGGCCGCATCGACCGCGACGTGTTAGCCCACCCAGGCGTAAAATACGCCATGATCTTCGAAGGCGTAAACGACATTGGCGTTGCCGCTGCCACCACCGCCGCCCAAGACGCCATCTACGGCCCCTTGATCCAAGCCTACGAGCAAATGGTCACCCTGATGCATAGTCACGGCATACCTGTTTTCGGAGCCACTATCACCCCCTTTTCTGCGCCGTCGAATTTCACCGGACAACCGTATAGTCAGCCTGAGAGGGAGGTTACAAGGCAACGGGTCAACAAGTGGATTCGCGAGAGTGGTGTGTTTGATGCCGTTGTGGATTTCGATAAGATGCTGGCGAACCCTATTGTGCCGAGTCAGCTGGATCCCAGGTGGGAAAGTGTGGATTATTTGCATCCTGGTGTCGCCGGTTATCAGCACTTGGCTGATGAGTTCCCGTTGGAAATTTTCGAGGAGTGGGAGGATGGTGCTGATGAGTTTTCTTGGGGGCAGTAA
- a CDS encoding GTPase-activating protein that regulates ARFs (ADP-ribosylation factors): protein MSKMWEVDPETRSKLLEIQKTNENNKCIDCNAPSPQWASPKLGIFMCLSCSGVHRGLGVHISFIRSITMDAFKGSELVRMAAGGNKPYQDFFNSHESNTKEGRTFEASSIQERYDSEAGDEWKERLSCKVEDREFDKSNLPKRLPKKDNASAAGVGAPLSGRASAAGSRSQTPLGKTRSNDAAFQRSGSPALGTNAMSSQKTKNEAYFAKMGQENANRPEGVAPNQGGKYGGFGSEPDAWKKDDEPGAPPALDDFQKDPVAALTKGFGWLGASVSKVGKTGYEGWVKPGMAKLAEADLAAQARTTAGTLGQTLQSGVATANTQFTRFVEGDTAASSSSARRGTASAEPERKDFWESFGAAPKGPAKDKQDFWDEFSTAGEARASGGMERKKPSGIGTSAVKKGSAGGSSGIGGGGKKDDEWGEW, encoded by the exons ATGAGTAAGATGTGGGAGGTAGATCCGGAGACGCGGAGCAAG TTGTTGGAAATACAAAAGACAAACGAAAACAACAAGTGCATCGACTGCAATGCGCCGAGTCCACAATGG GCCTCTCCCAAGCTGGGCATCTTCATGTGTCTTTCTTGTTCTGGAGTGCACCGCGGTCTTGGTGTTCACATCTCCTTCATCCGCAGCATAACCATGGATGCCTTCAAAGGGTCGGAACTAGTGCGCATGGCTGCCGGTGGCAACAAGCCCTATCAGGATTTTTTCAATTCACACGAGTCCAACACGAAAGAAGGACGGACGTTTGAGGCTTCGTCTATACAAGAACGATACGATTCCGAGGCGGGCGACGAGTGGAAAGAGCGGCTAAGCTGCAAGGTCGAGGACAGGGAGTTTGACAAGAGCAACCTGCCCAAGCGGTTACCGAAAAAAGACAATGCCTCTGCAGCGGGAGTTGGTGCGCCGTTGAGTGGACGGGCAAGCGCAGCAGGAAGCAGAAGTCAGACACCGCTGGGCAAGACGCGAAGCAACGATGCAGCTTTCCAGCGGTccggctcgcccgctctcGGAACCAACGCCATGTCATCACAGAAGACCAAGAATGAAGCCTACTTCGCCAAGATGGGCCAGGAGAATGCAAACAGACCAGAGGGTGTTGCGCCCAACCAGGGCGGCAAATACGGCGGCTTCGGCAGCGAGCCGGATGCGTGGAAGAAGGATGATGAGCCGGGTGCGCCGCCTGCGCTTGATGATTTCCAGAAAGACCCCGTGGCCGCCCTTACCAAGGGCTTTGGCTGGTTAGGTGCGAGCGTGAGCAAGGTGGGAAAGACGGGCTACGAGGGCTGGGTAAAGCCCGGCATGGCAAAG CTCGCTGAAGCAGACCTCGCAGCCCAAGCACGCACAACCGCGGGCACCCTAGGCCAAACCCTGCAATCCGGCGTCGCAACCGCAAACACGCAATTCACCCGCTTCGTCGAAGGCGACACGGCTGCCTCGTCATCATCGGCACGCCGTGGCACCGCCAGCGCCGAGCCCGAACGCAAAGACTTTTGGGAAAGCTTCGGTGCGGCGCCAAAGGGGCCGGCCAAGGATAAGCAGGACTTTTGGGATGAGTTTTCTACCGCGGGTGAGGCCAGGGCTAGTGGGGGTATGGAGAGGAAGAAGCCAAGTGGAATTGGCACGAGCGCTGTTAAGAAGGGAAGTGCGGGTGGTAGTAGTGGCATAGGTGGAGGGGGAAAGAAGGATGATGAGTGGGGGGAGTGGTAA
- a CDS encoding zinc finger containing protein: MPPPKTIFTSYERNALKDRWGSQATRLNRDSFLPFGSCQLCLLPSVDPVCCPSGDLFCRECAMTNLLAQRKEMKRLEKVNERQKLDDEDQKSREEEEARLRAVEEFEAVQMGLSVKSGASARVVGRQDGKIMVEEEQDAKAGEGRGTKRKFEIDEEELKRIATEERTKAKRTLDEERKAAKGHLPSFWVPGETPDQHHKNAEKAKQTPICPCSDPDHPHGLSLKGLTSVNFHEEKSQETGKSIRTCPACQKSLSNSSKAMLAIPCGHVLCKPCVDKFLKPEHRHHRDAHDHGPEPETIHCYVY; the protein is encoded by the exons ATGCCGCCCCCAAAGACAATCTTCACCTCATACGAGCGAAACGCGCTGAAGGATAGATGGGGTTCGCAAGCAACGCGCCTCAATCGTGATTCCTTCCTTCCCTTTGGCTCCTGCCAGCTATGTCTCCTTCCCTCAGTAGATCCAGTATGCTGTCCATCAGGCGATTTGTTCTGTCGGGAGTGCGCCATGACAAATCTTTTGGCTCAACGGAAAGAGATGAAGCGGCTGGAAAAGGTCAATGAACGGCAAAAGCTGGATGATGAAGACCAAAAGTCACgtgaagaggaggaggcgCGATTGCGAGCAGTAGAAGAGTTCGAAGCTGTGCAAATGGGACTTTCAGTCAAGTCCGGCGCATCCGCACGAGTCGTGGGGAGGCAGGACGGCAAAATCATGGTAGAAGAAGAGCAGGATGCGAAAGCCGGAGAGGGTAGAGGCACGAAGCGCAAGTTCGAAATCGACGAGGAGGAACTCAAGCGCATCGCGACCGAAGAAAGAACCAAGGCAAAACGAACACTAGATGAAGAGCGCAAAGCTGCAAAAGGCCATCTACCAAGTTTCTGGGTCCCAGGCGAGACACCAGATCAACACCACAAAAACGCCGAAAAGGCAAAGCAAACGCCTATTTGCCCGTGCAGCGATCCAGATCATCCGCACGGCCTATCCCTCAAGGGCCTCACCAGCGTCAATTTCCACGAAGAAAAGTCACAAGAGACTGGCAAATCTATCCGCACGTGTCCAGCTTGCCAGAAATCGCTATCCAACAGCTCAAAAGCTATGCTCGCCATTCCTTGCGGCCACGTCCTCTGCAAACCGTGCGTCGACAAGTTTCTCAAGCCCGAGCATCGACATCACCGCGATGCACACGACCATGGTCCTGAGCCCGAAACGATACATTGTTATGTCT ATTAA
- a CDS encoding BUR6, Class 2 transcription repressor NC2, alpha subunit (DRAP1 protein) translates to MPRGVKKEESMQDADYVPDASVPSMSDANIDLGGAATPGADINIKNHFPVARIKRIMQADDDVGKVAQVTPVVVSKALELFMISLVTKAAAEAKSRNSKRVSSIHLKQAITKTECFDFLNEIVSKVADAPEKNEGDSMDVDGKKKKTSTRKKKKAESDEDF, encoded by the exons ATGCCTCGCGGTGtcaagaaggaggagagCATGCAAGATGCGGACTACGTGCCCGACGCGTCAGTGCCCTCCATGTCCGACGCGAACATTGATCTAGGCGGGGCAGCCACGCCCGGCGCCGACATCAACATCAAGAACCACTTCCCTGTCGCGCGCATAAAGCGCATCATGCAGGCCGACGATGATGTAGGCAAGGTTGCCCAGGTCACGCCCGTTGTTGTGT CAAAAGCGTTAGAACTCTTCATGATCTCCCTCGTCACAAAAGCCGCCGCCGAGGCAAAGTCGCGCAACTCGAAGCGCGTCAGCTCCATCCACCTCAAGCAGGCCATCACCAAGACCGAATGCTTCGACTTCCTTAACGAGATTGTCTCAAAGGTCGCCGACGCTCCGGAAAAGAACGAGGGCGATTCCATGGACGTCGAcggcaagaagaagaagacatcAACCCGAAAGAAGAAAAAGGCTGAGAGCGATGAGGACTTTTGA
- a CDS encoding ProP, Permease major facilitator superfamily encodes MVFDYEKSEDTMPSPQQPSHMDVDLENGRQPRSRQRDTSITETSSGDYEEEEDKETDHDGHRPSRKELHDSISRSRSRRSHTQNRVATGTASGPNQPLSRAISRRDTVLSRIRTRPNVAPFSHPLAHQPTTHDVLVDFDGDDDPYRPVNWPTKKKINTTLMYGLTTMSATWASSSYSAGTRQIAAEFNVGNQVAVLGTTLFLFGFGLGPLLWAPLSEVYGRRIAVLTPMFVAICFSFGSAVAKDFQTLMITRFFGAFFASAPVTNTGGVLGDLYSPAWRAMAMAGYAMAVVGGPCLGPIVSAAFVATPSLGWRWTEYFTGILQACILFVDLIFIDESYPPKLLIYKARRLRHETGNWALHTKFEEWDVSIKELSKKFLIRPIQLLMTPICFLVALYASFCYGILYMQLGGIPIIFRELRGWPAVSATLPFLGILVGAMIGCSINAYNQILYNKVYHAAGDRAVPEARLPPMMLGSALFSVGQFIMGWTAGPEYPWIAPVIGLVLMGTGFFTIFQAALNYLVDTFTLYAASAVAANTFLRSVFAGAFPLVVTPLYHNIGVGPASSITGGFAALLIPVPFVFYIFGKRIRGASKWSRKSVFD; translated from the coding sequence ATGGTGTTTGATTACGAGAAATCAGAAGATACGATGCCCTCGCCACAACAGCCATCGCACATGGATGTCGACCTAGAGAATGGCAGGCAGCCTAGATCACGGCAGAGGGACACGTCAATCACAGAAACATCATCGGGCGATTatgaggaagaagaagacaaggAAACCGACCACGATGGCCACCGCCCATCAAGAAAGGAATTACACGACAGCATCTCGCGATCACGGAGTAGACGCAGTCATACCCAAAACCGAGTAGCAACAGGCACGGCAAGCGGTCCGAATCAACCATTGAGTCGAGCAATATCCAGGCGTGACACTGTACTTTCTCGTATACGCACACGACCAAATGTTGCCCCTTTCTCACACCCTCTAGCACATCAGCCAACAACACACGATGTGCTTGTCGACTTTGATGGTGACGATGATCCATACAGACCCGTGAACTGGCCCACAAAGAAGAAGATCAACACCACGCTTATGTACGGCTTGACCACGATGAGCGCTACCTGGGCCTCCTCTTCCTACTCTGCCGGTACACGCCAAATAGCTGCGGAGTTCAACGTAGGTAATCAAGTCGCCGTCTTGGGAACAACACTCTTCCTCTTCGGCTTTGGTCTCGGACCTCTACTCTGGGCACCGTTATCTGAGGTCTACGGGCGACGCATCGCTGTCCTGACGCCCATGTTCGTTGCCATCTGCTTCAGCTTTGGAAGCGCAGTGGCGAAGGACTTCCAAACGCTTATGATCACGCGATTCTTTGGAGCCTTCTTCGCCAGCGCACCGGTGACGAATACTGGAGGTGTATTGGGCGACCTGTACAGTCCCGCATGGCGTGCTATGGCTATGGCCGGTTACGCTATGGCGGTTGTCGGGGGACCATGTCTCGGGCCTATCGTTTCTGCTGCATTCGTCGCAACCCCATCTCTAGGCTGGCGCTGGACGGAATATTTCACCGGAATCCTTCAAGCGTGCATACTCTTTGTCGACCTCATCTTCATCGACGAATCTTATCCCCCAAAGCTACTCATCTACAAAGCACGCCGCCTGCGTCACGAGACTGGTAACTGGGCGCTTCATACAAAGTTCGAAGAGTGGGACGTGAGCATCAAGGAACTGTCTAAGAAGTTCTTGATTCGACCAATCCAGCTCCTCATGACCCCCATCTGCTTTCTGGTGGCTTTGTATGCTAGCTTCTGCTATGGAATCTTATACATGCAACTGGGAGGTATACCAATCATCTTCCGGGAACTGAGAGGCTGGCCTGCGGTGAGTGCTACACTGCCTTTCTTGGGCATTTTGGTCGGGGCAATGATCGGCTGCAGCATCAACGCATATAATCAAATCTTATACAACAAAGTATACCATGCAGCCGGCGACCGTGCCGTGCCCGAGGCACGTCTACCTCCTATGATGCTCGGTTCAGCACTCTTCTCCGTTGGCCAGTTCATCATGGGCTGGACTGCTGGCCCAGAGTACCCTTGGATTGCCCCAGTAATTGGATTGGTATTGATGGGCACGGGCTTCTTCACAATTTTCCAGGCCGCGCTGAACTACCTTGTCGACACGTTCACGTTGTACGCTGCGAGCGCAGTGGCGGCCAATACTTTTCTAAGAAGCGTTTTTGCTGGCGCCTTCCCGCTGGTGGTCACACCGCTGTATCATAACATTGGCGTTGGGCCTGCAAGTAGTATTACGGGTGGTTTTGCGGCATTGCTGATTCCTGTGCCATTTGTCTTCTACATTTTTGGTAAGAGAATTAGGGGAGCGAGTAAGTGGAGTCGTAAGAGTGTGTTTGACTAG
- a CDS encoding stress activated MAP kinase interacting protein Sin1: MSLLQNEDFVLYQLRTAYLSSIKDGVGERLINVDASVLNNPAFRAAGWVPNASDIKRTYSPPIPTAITSEYFQAPRSAGLKSPEGFGDDEEEGGMVTGGGSNDTVGPTLNAKRRRRKEQLEEDDSSDLSDESDEDDDSHRPANQIKFTKMPLRTRSGSSPIPGSALRRELAEVGQGPSLLVTSPSRPREPMLRRASLGTVETSKARPRRDTITGSEMSSENEFDSSSFKKRRVNPRKAAGANQLLSQRIEEDGEEAGKTRARLEALNEEGNESDDSLTSEFSGSDDSASLIGAGDPLDSSPAGGHLPTMPGMTPFQSSPKKRKESILPTLQALPPPRPISFVLPVSALTQALRAKEQKPSNPLQRFAMWNAASEAQQNPLYIKLYCPFSAKPSKPIELLIRKFNDKGEGPSVAEAIGYALHRYQEEKLEPPLTPEQINVNRWVMRMYDDGEVDDEFPPLTRNKSLKDFASNNARGMRPRAREKPWDEFALVEATQREFVENEKLTPIYSEEAASAAVSQDGPTEKEEKKPVKPLPSRAKSFRNPITGPSFAPTATRKDTSNLADVPKVPQSHAASRTGAPRTVNIHYTDENFHTKHFSLPCTTDTYIADLFDQVCHDLRLDKALYILKVSGSTTVAPPDRTVEALDTRMDLDLVRRRYVGDGVFGLAGSPGSSSPNAPLIISTGGAPKKTKKGDRTAAAVSGQGLIHPLARTGDSGALSLTATNYYRRYLVLRKQPMSFASSTSRILALDNEYMHIMPGESKTGARGGFGVEGQGKTTTVHFSSVIGSKVSKKHPKMFRVIVFKERETKRYDFEAQATNEAVEIVREIKRGVERFQEGIV, from the exons ATGTCTCTCCTTCAGAACGAAGA CTTCGTCTTATATCAACTACGGACCGCTTACCTTTCCTCGATCAAAGACGGTGTCGGCGAACGACTAATCAACGTCGACGCGAGTGTGCTGAACAACCCTGCATTTCGCGCTGCTGGTTGGGTTCCCAATGCCTCTGACATCAAGCGCACGTACTCTCCGCCCATCCCCACCGCCATTACCTCGGAATACTTCCAGGCTCCCCGATCGGCTGGTCTGAAGTCGCCCGAAGGTTTTGGGGACGATGAAGAGGAAGGCGGAATGGTGACTGGAGGGGGAAGCAATGACACGGTGGGACCTACGTTGAATGCGAAGCGCAGGCGGAGGAAGGAGCAATTAGAAGAGGATGACAGCAGTGACCTCAGCGATGAGAGCGACGAAGATGACGATTCGCACAG ACCCGCCAATCAGATCAAGTTCACCAAGATGCCACTACGCACCCGCTCTGGCTCTTCACCCATACCTGGCTCCGCTCTGCGAAGAGAACTCGCCGAAGTTGGACAAGGACCCTCACTTTTGGTCACATCTCCGTCACGGCCACGCGAACCCATGCTGCGTAGAGCATCCCTGGGTACGGTGGAAACATCAAAAGCAAGACCACGAAGAGACACCATTACCGGCAGTGAGATGTCCTCTGAGAATGAATTTGACAGCTCATCCTTCAAGAAAAGACGGGTCAATCCTCGAAAAGCTGCCGGTGCAAATCAGTTGCTTTCGCAACGGATAGAAGAGGACGGAGAAGAAGCTGGTAAAACACGCGCACGACTGGAAGCCTTGAACGAAGAAGGCAACGAGTCTGACGATTCTCTAACATCCGAGTTTTCTGGTTCTGACGACAGTGCTTCTCTTATAGGTGCAGGCGACCCCTTGGACTCGTCTCCAGCTGGAGGACATCTTCCCACCATGCCGGGCATGACCCCCTTCCAAAGCTCACCAAAGAAGAGAAAGGAATCAATCCTGCCAACTCTCCAAGCTCTCCCCCCACCGCGCCCGATTAGTTTCGTGCTGCCAGTGAGCGCCTTGACTCAGGCTCTCCGGGCCAAGGAACAGAAGCCATCGAATCCACTGCAACGCTTTGCCATGTGGAATGCAGCTAGTGAAGCCCAGCAAAATCCTCTATATATCAAGTTGTACTGCCCATTCTCTGCAAAGCCCTCGAAACCCATTGAGCTTCTCATCAGGAAGTTCAATGATAAAGGCGAAGGACCTTCTGTGGCTGAAGCCATCGGATACGCCCTGCATCGATATCAAGAGGAGAAGCTAGAGCCGCCACTAACTCCCGAACAGATTAATGTAAACCGCTGGGTCATGCGCATGTATGACGATGGCGAAGTCGACGACGAGTTTCCACCTCTCACAAGAAACAAGTCGTTGAAGGACTTTGCATCCAACAATGCTCGTGGAATGAGACCTCGTGCACGAGAAAAGCCATGGGATGAGTTCGCGCTTGTCGAGGCCACTCAACGAGAGTTTGTCGAGAACGAGAAGCTTACGCCAATCTACAGCGAAGAAGCAGCCAGTGCGGCCGTGTCACAAGACGGGCCTACCGAAAAGGAAGAGAAGAAACCCGTGAAACCCCTTCCCAGTCGTGCGAAGAGTTTTAGAAATCCGATTACTGGGCCCTCGTTCGCGCCAACGGCGACGCGTAAAGACACAAGCAACCTCGCCGACGTTCCAAAGGTGCCCCAATCGCATGCTGCAAGTCGTACTGGAGCCCCAAGGACGGTCAATATACATTACACCGACGAAAACTTTCACACCAAACACTTTTCACTACCTTGCACGACTGATACGTACATTGCTGATCTGTTCGACCAAGTCTGCCACGACTTACGGCTCGATAAAGCACTCTACATCCTCAAGGTATCCGGTAGCACCACCGTAGCGCCACCAGATCGTACGGTAGAAGCACTGGATACGCGCATGGATCTTGATCTGGTGCGTCGCCGGTACGTCGGTGATGGGGTATTTGGCCTGGCTGGATCACCAGGCTCATCATCACCCAACGCCCCACTCATCATCAGCACGGGAGGAGCGCCAAAGAAGACAAAGAAGGGTGATCGTACCGCTGCTGCTGTCTCCGGCCAAGGCCTAATCCACCCACTCGCAAGGACCGGCGATTCAGGCGCCTTATCTCTCACAGCAACAAACTACTACCGCCGCTACCTCGTTCTACGCAAACAACCAATGTCATTTGCTTCCTCAACATCCCGTATCCTCGCTCTCGACAACGAGTATATGCATATCATGCCCGGTGAGTCCAAAACCGGTGCTCGTGGTGGCTTTGGTGTCGAGGGCCAGGGAAAAACCACAACCGTGCATTTTAGCAGTGTCATTGGCAGCAAGGTTAGCAAGAAGCACCCGAAGATGTTCCGCGTTATCGTCTTCAAGGAGAGGGAGACGAAGCGATATGATTTTGAGGCGCAGGCTACGAATGAGGCGGTTGAAATCGTAAGGGAGATTAAAAGGGGGGTGGAGAGGTTCCAGGAGGGGATTGTCTAG
- a CDS encoding PlsC, 1-acyl-sn-glycerol-3-phosphate acyltransferase, whose product MDDPILWGILPLPYIFSPDNLRWGLGSYDLCFTNKGLSTFFTFGQVLPTHRSAHSNFGGLFQPTITEAIRLLSRGPFMHEQDPPTKPATSVKSPDVIDPFSGGHLSFSTNGQDTFPAPSAYRSRRHAWVHIFPEGMIHQSEQRIMRYFKWGVSRLILESEPMPDIVPIFIEGFDNIMHETRTFPRFIPRPFQNVRVTFGEKLDADEVFGDLRARWKQMRAREEKRSGPLDMGVLNDALKYSDEAVSLRKECTRRIRQAVLDVRRQRGYPEDDPKNSLASTWLREGPHREGRKEDASITKDT is encoded by the exons ATGGATGACCCGATACTATGGGGCATACTCCCCCTCCCGTACATATTTAGCCCAGATAATCTACGTTGGGGACTGGGCAGCTATGATTTGTGCTTCACCAACAA AGGACTATCGACCTTCTTCACCTTTGGACAGGTTCTCCCCACACATCGCTCGGCGCATTCAAACTTCGGTGGCCTCTTCCAGCCCACCATCACGGAAGCGATCCGGCTCCTTTCGCGAGGGCCATTCATGCACGAACAGGACCCTCCTACGAAGCCGGCTACATCAGTCAAGAGCCCAGATGTCATCGATCCCTTTAGTGGCGGGCACCTTAGTTTCTCCACAAACGGCCAGGATACATTCCCAGCACCGTCGGCATACCGCAGTCGCCGGCACGCGTGGGTCCATATCTTCCCAGAAGGCATGATCCACCAGAGTGAGCAGAGGATCATGCGCTACTTCAAATGGGGTGTGTCGCGGCTCATACTAGAGAGCGAGCCAATGCCGGACATCGTACCCATCTTCATCGAGGGCTTCGACAACATCATGCACGAGACGCGCACATTCCCCCGCTTCATACCTCGGCCATTTCAGAACGTGCGCGTGACGTTTGGCGAGAAGCTGGATGCCGACGAGGTGTTTGGCGACCTGCGGGCTCGATGGAAGCAGATGCGGGCCAGGGAGGAGAAGCGCAGTGGCCCGCTGGACATGGGTGTGCTGAACGATGCGCTGAAGTACTCAGACGAGGCTGTCAGCTTACGCAAGGAGTGTACGCGACGGATACGGCAGGCAGTCTTGGACGTGAGGCGGCAGCGCGGCTACCCCGAAGACGACCCAAAGAACAGCCTCGCGTCGACTTGGCTACGGGAAGGGCCTCATCGCGAGGGGCGCAAAGAGGATGCCAGCATCACAAAGGATACATAG